The genomic stretch CTTCAGGTTGCCTTTGGAGTTTGAGTTGGGAGTGGGTCTGGTTCTGAATCTTAGCTGGATGATAATTAGTCGATTCGCCTTGAGTGTGGCTGTTGGCAACAAAGCTGACCAGCGACTTGGCTAGGCTTTGGAGCTTCGATTTGAGAAAGGGATTGGAACTATATGTCGAAGGATGGTATATTGGGGGTGTTGTTGTGCTGGTCGTTGGTGGCTGTGTAGTGTTTGTGGTTGTCTTTGACATGTTTATAGCATGTTGTATATAGATTTTATTTGCATGCGCTTTCGAGCTGTTGAAGAGACGTGTATTTGGATAAGTAATCACATAAGTTAGTAACTTAGTTGCTAAGCTTTCGATTTTTCGAAATCCTAGTATCAGTCCCTAGCCTTTTTGGTTCTCAGTTTTCAGAATTCAGAATTCAGATATGTGGAATTGTTATCTCATTCTCGACTGGGGCTGTCAAAGTAATGGATTCAAATTATTAAATCATGCTCATGCGTACGGATATATCGCGACACGTATCGGTTATCTTATGAATAATCATGCAATGAATATGAGAACGGGTTGTACTTAACCACAttacaacagaaaaacaagaagaacagAGGGACACAGAGACAGTCAGCTGCATTTACCTACTTAAAATGATAGTCTAACGCGAAGCAATATCGAAGAAGCGGTAGatattacatatacatatgtatgcaccgATGGTAGATCTATGACATACCGTTCCGGAGAGTGTGTAGTCTGTGTATAATGTGAGCCGATTTGAAAAGCTTTCGCGTGAGATGATTGCCGAATGAGAACTTACAAACTGTGGCCTAAAAGCAAACTAAAACTGCACAAGGGAAAACCGAGAGACGAAAAACGGAGAGACGAGTCTGCTAGTTTGACTTTGTTGCTCTCAAACGGTGAATGAATTGAATGCAGGCGCTAATGCTAACGCAATGTGACTCTCGAAATACCTTTGGggtttcgttgttgttgttgttgtcgttggtGATGGTGGTGTTGTAGttgatgttgtttttgttgtgctggttgttgttgttgatgttgttgtggGCTTTGTAGCCCTTACAGTTTGTGTGGTGAAACCCTTCGTTGTACTCCAACTTATTGCTGGAGTGGCTTGAGTGTTCTGGCCGCTTGTGGCGGGTGGCTTTGTTGTCTTCCTTTGGGTGTGACCCACGACATTTGCGATCAAATCGTAATCACCTCTCGTATCTCTGCCTGCATCCGTAACAACCTGCATCAAAGTGTGCTCGCTCTGATCATAGTCCCCTGGCGAACTGTTGTACGCGTACTCTCCAGAGCTAGAGTAGCTGTAATCGGATTCCCCGATGCCCGAATTGGGCGTGGTAAGAGTGTCATAGTAGTGACGTACATCGGGACGTGTGGGGGGTGTCATCGTGGATGTTGGCCGCGCATTCAGTCTTTGGATGGCCACCTGCTCCGGCCTGTTCCGGTAGACAAATGTTTTGTGGTTGGGTGTGTAATCGGTTTGGCAAGAGTATGGCATCTTGGAAATGTGTTAATTTTGATGGCGTCTGTATTTGAGTTTGTGTTGGAGTGTGATTGTGTGCAATTTTTCTAGGGCATAATTCTAACTGAGGTGCAGTTGGGGGCTGGGCTTGGGAACTAAAAAGGACTCCCCTTCTCTCAATGCAGTTATGGTAAAGTGCTCTGCACTTTAGACTTTCTGTATAATGATAATGGTTTTCGTCGATATGCTCCCAGATTGAGTTCATGAGCGATTTTAGGGGTGGTGCATGGGGGAGTGGTGTCACTTACCTTTGGGGCGAACGAGTTGGCTGATCGTACACGTTGTCTTGCTCGATCTAAAAACAGTCGGTTTTCGGTGATATTCCCTATGCgtatattaaatatatccCCTACCTGTGCATTAATATCCTCATCGTAGTCCGTGCTGTAGGTCAACGTCGGTTGGTTGCTGTATTGCGGCTTCTGAGGAGGAGTCGGTGTGGCCGATAGCTCCAATGGGCGGTAGGTTGATTGCGTCTGCTGGTGGCGTACTGCTGGTTGTTGatattgctgctgttgctgcggctgctgctgctgctgctgctgctcctgatggtcttgctgttgttgttgatacTCAATGTCCCTGTATAAATCGATATCGTCGTCGTAAACAGAATAATATGATGAATCATAGGGATTTGGTATGGCTTGTGCCTGCTGCTCATGTTTTGGCGATTGCGGTTGCGCCTGTTGAAATGGTGTtggctgtagctgttgttgttgttgctgctgttgttgctgccgcgaTGGCTGGTAGCCGCCCCCGTGATTAAATATGGATGCGTTGTAGTAGTTACGATTGGATTCTACCTGTGGCGATGGGGCTTGTGGCGTGGGCTGTACAAAGATATTAGCGTTGGGTGTTGGCGCCCCCCCCCGCGATGACGGTGAAGATGTCTCAACTCTGTAACCGTTGTTGAAGTTTTTGTTGGAATTTTGTGTTGGTGAATTTTGTGATTGGATTGAAGTGGCGCAGATTATTTACATTGGCCGAAATGCACAAGTGGAATTAAACATagatatacgagtattatgTATTATGTAGACGTAATGATGGTATTTATACGTACGTAAAACGGGGGAGAGAAATGTAAAACGAGATCAAAAAGTAGTTCAATTTGATATAAATATGAGCAAAATGAGCATGGAGCTTGGAGCATGAAGCATTGCGGGTAAAGAGATAGTATCGAAGAATGAGCACAGCACAGGAGGTTAGAGCAGGTAAAACGTAGTCAAGGTTTAGGTTAAATTTAGGGTTAGAGGTTAGTGTAGCCAGGTCCAAGAACAATTTTGTTTAGTCAACTGTACAACTTTGGTAGATGGTAGACTCAATCTCATTCTGTTAAGATCGTTTAGTAATGGGTCGTATAAACAGTAGTGCCGCAAGACGGGCGGACGGGCGTATAGTATtgagtatatgtacatttgaCTGCTGTATTCTTGTattctgtatatgtatacggGTATTTCTTGTGTATTTGTGTAGCGGCACAAAGTAGTCTGAATTCAGTCAAACATCGATTGCGGCTGCCCTCGACTTGTTATATAGCTACCTGTTTCTGTCCGTTCCTGAGACTGAGCCGCCGGCGTGAATAGAGTTCAACTGGAGGCCACCTATGCTGCTGTGGCTTTGCTTGCCGAAGTAGTAACCGGAGGCTGAACTACTTTCATTTTTCGCCCGTTCGGTGTTGTTCTCGACTCCCTTAGCTGCAGCTGTAGCTGATGCGGGGGGAGCCATCGTCATCCACTTTTGTTGGCCCCTAGTGCGGGGCCGGGTTGTGTAACGCACCCGTGTGGATGTTGATGCTGGCGTGGAGCTGGGACGCGTGCTCCGCGGAGTAGGGGCACCTGGCGTAGGTGTGGTCGATTCTGGCAACTGGGGCAGACGTTGCTTTAGTTCCTGGAATATGTCGCTGGGAAAGTTGATGAATGACGGTACTCCTCCAGCACCTGCACCAGTCTCATTACTGGGCCTGCTGTTCAGCTGCACAAAGTTGGGGAATGGACGCCGTGTCGTTGTGGCTTCCAGGAAGCCCGTCTGAAAGCTGCCACGTATTTTTCCAGGCGACTCGGTGACAGGCGCAGTGGTGGACACCAGTTGCGGGCGTGGTGGGGCCATTGTCTCGGACATTGGCATGTACGGCGGCATGCGGGACGGTGGCAGTATATCCTCATCTTCCTCGTAGTCCTCGTCATAGTAGTCGACGCTTTCAAGAGTCGTTGTGATGCTGCTAGTCCTAATGGTGGGTCTTATTCGCGGCGTTggagtagttgttgttgtgtgcaGGGATGCACTGTGTGTCGAGGTCTGCTTGTTGATTTGGTTTTGTATCCCCTTGATGAAGCTCTCGTAGCCCTTGAGAGGTCTCGCAGTGGTTGGTATTGTAGGCGTAGAAATGGTGAGATTTGGTCTTAGTCGTGTTTTTGGTGTAGATGTACTCAAAGTGGTGGTCGTGCCGGTATTGCTGCTCGAGGAGGGGGGGACTGGGCGACGAAGGACCACGGCATTGCGCAGATTGCCATTTCCATCGCTGCTCACCTGCTTGAAATACTTCATCAGCGGGTTTATGGCCGGGTTCACGCTTGCCAGGTCGCTGGACTTTAGGTTAGCCATGAATTCATGGATGTTGAATTGAAAATTTGACAGTTTGGGCTTGTTGTTGGCAGTCGTTGGCGAAGTAGGCGTTGGCGGAGCCTCTGAAGTGATCGACTTTGTAAAAGTCTGATATGATTCCGGCATTGTGAGGTTTCCCGCGTAGGTTATGCCTACGGGTAGGTGCGAAAAGTCGCGGAAAGGCACCTGTTGCAGACCTGTTGCGGGCCGGCTGTAGGCCAGGTTGGGCGCTGAGACAATGTTTATGCTCTGTGTGACCTGCAGCGGGGTGACAGGGGGGCGCACCTTGACCGCAGCATGTCCTATTTGGTTTGGCTTGGCCGTGCTGTAGACCCCTTTCATCTTCTGATTAGCTATAACATTGTACTGAAAATAGTTGCTCTCCGTGGTGCTGCCGCCTATGCTATACTGCGAGACCAGTTTTCCTGCATAGTTCGCGGTGTACGGTGCTTGGTCCGGACTCTGATTATTGTAAAAGCCTCCCATGGTACTGAACTGTCCGTTCGGTGTCACCTGTTGGGTGGGCTTGGACGAGTCACCTGACGAAACCTGAGAGTGGGAGTAGTACGCGAATGGCGTTTGGGCTGCgggtgtggggggtgtggAGCCGGGAGACGGACCAGGTGTTATTGGTTGGTTCTCCAGATGAAAATAGGCAAAGTTTTCTGCTTGTAGATGCTTGCGTCGTTCCTTTAATTCCTTCAGCTGTTGTATTAAATACGGTAGTAGATCTCCGGGGCtggagtgctgctgctgctgctgctgttggaggtTTTGCGCGGGTAGTGGTGTTCGTGGGCTGCTCGGTACCCCATTTGGCGATCTGAAGTAGTTTCCCGCTATTGGACGAAAGTCGTCCTCtaacggaggaggaggcagcgAAAGATTGTAGCCGGTGTAGACGACCTTGGGCTTTTGTTGGTTCGGAGCTGAaatctgctgttgctggtgaaGATAGGCCTGAGCCGGGTAGCCGGGGCTTATTTGGTTGTAGTTGTGACTGCCGAACGGCTGTTGAGTGTGGCCGGGGTTGGCCGGAGGCGTAAGATATGGGTTGAAGCTACCGAAGCTGTAGCTCTGGCCAGTTTGGTGCTGCTGGTATCCTTGGTGGGGTGGAGGAGGCGCGTCAATGGCACGATAGTTCGGCCCCGTCCACTTGGTGGAAGTGTGCGTTACGGGGCGAAGTTGACGTGGGCGTCTTTTTGATTCCCCTGTTGCCGCATCCTCTGGGCTgtcgtccccgtccccgtcatCACCTTCTTCACCATCTGCACCCGTATTAACGTAGTCGAATTCAATTACTGCACTTCCACTCTTTTCTCGTGGCTGACTGATCTTCGAGGAGTATTTTTGTGGCTTAGATACAGCTGGAGCCGCCTCGTCGTAGTGCTCTTGTGAGTTATTGGAGCTATTGGAAGATTCACTATTGCCAAGGAGCGAGCTAGGTTTggcgctggggctggggctttcAGGTTCCATAACTTCACTCGACGTATTCGAATCGTTGGGCACTTCTGCTTGCACATttgcttctggttctggttttgttgGCGTCTGCGTTTCTGTGTCCGCAACTGGCGTAGTCTGCACTGTGAGGTCACGTCGTTTGCGTGGTCGCCTGTCCACATCGAGTGCCTCGAGTCGGTTCTGTGACAGTTCGTATTCGAGCGTCTGTTCGTCGTCCAAGCTTTCGCTGTTTGCGTacagtttttggccaaaagcggTTCGGTCGTTCGGATTGTGGTGTGTCGGTGGTCGGTGGTTTGTTGTTGGAGCAAGATATATAGAGATAGTGCAGATAATGCATTGTATGAGAGAAAGAGCATGAAATACGATGAGTTGCGGAGAATTTAGAATCAATTTAGCTTCAGTAAGGTAGAGTGAGTAGCATCAATGCAGAGCGAATTCAATTCAGTTAAATAAGCAACGAGGAAAGTACATGACACTCAAGCTTTGCTAGAAGGGATGATCGCTGCTTACCTGTAGGCTGTTCCGAAGGCGTACGATCCAAGCTTCCCGCTCTGGGGTATGGCATTAATGCTGGCCTGATGTATGATACCATCGCGATCCCGCTGAACCTGGCTAACGGTACTTGGCTGGCCGCGGTACACCCGCTGCTGGCGATcggactcctcctcctccacgggCGGCAGTGTTTCCTGCGCCTCCGCGTACAGctaaatatataaatagaaCAAATGCTCATACTGCTCGTATTCCCTATATTCTGGATGGAGTCTGTTGAACTTCGACATACCTTCGCTATGTCCTCCTGCGCGTCCAGCAATGGCTTCGGCTGACCCCGCGATGTGACCACCGGATTGGGTGGGACGCGTAGCTCtgggggcggcggcgggaTATGCTGGACCTGAGCCTGTATGACCTGTGGCGGAGAGCGGTGGTACTGCGGAGCCACTGTGGGCGCCTTTGGGGCACCACCCGAACTGCCAAAAGCAGACCCAAAGCGCACACGGCTAGGCAcgtgctgctgatgttgttgctgcgtctggctctggctacgTGCGGGGCCGCGCTCCGTGGAAGTGTCCACCAACTCGCAGCCTACGTTTCGTGGCCAGTCACAGGTCTGCAGCTCGTGCGAGTACATCAGGCCGCCGGTGCAGCTCTCAAGAAGTGCCCCAccgaacacacacacgtagTACTGTGTGCAGTCCGTGGGGTGCGGGTAATAGCCGAACTCCTCGGGGCAGTCGAAGCTAAGGCCATTGGAGCTTGTGGACTTGACGTTGGTGCCAAAGCTGCGGGAGCTGGTGATACGTGAGGCGCGTTTCCCTTGCGCTTCTGTGCATCCTGTGATGGCAACGTGAAGAGATTTGGAGATACACAGAATGAATAAAGAGTATAAGTATAACTTCTCTTCTTAATACTTTAACTGCTTTTGAATGCATATCCTACACAATGCACTAACTGAAACACACTATAATCGGGCCAACATACATCTATCCGTGGCTGGTTCAGAATCGTTAATGTCAATTGCAACATCTCCAGCGGCAAGAACAGCAGCCGGGGAACAGTCTTGCCAtcagcggcagccgcagcggaAAGGGGTCAATATTGGCAGCGGCAGTAGCTCTTTTATTGCAGTTGCGCTCCATTGAGCGATAGCCAATCGCCGAACTCTACACGTAGGCCTGTTACGGTTTTATTTGCACTTgtaatgtatttttttatacatcTACCTACAcagcacatacatacatatatatacatatataattatatatatatatatatatattcgaaCACAAATGCAGATGCATGAGTGTGGCCAAGATGCAGAGTTCTTGTTGGCGCAGAAACATTTTGATTGCCGTTGATGCCGTTGCTAACGTGACCTTCTCAATCTTAACGAAATGCCGCATGAACAAAATTTTCCTTGTGCTTGGGCTATAGCttttttaataatacaaaGAGTGGCTCAGTGGTACAGACTGACTGGTGCTGAAATATCCGCAAAGGCAAACAGAACAGACAGTCCAGTATAGTCCAGTCATGACGGAATTGtaacaatttaattagttATTTACtggatttttctttgattgggatgtacatatgtacaaacatGTGAATAAAGCATTGTGTAGGCCAGATGGCGATGAGTTCCGTATTCAAAGTTTATTCCCCTCAAATTATCGTCACTCTACAGACAGGGCTCGGTGGTCAATGGTGTTGTTTTTTCACTCGTTTTGGCGCGCGACGCCGGAATGTTAATTAAGAAACGACAAACCACGAGTGCTAGCAGGAGAAAGAATGGCACATGTGGTTGCATAATACCCGAAATTTATGACCATTGTAGCAATCTACATCGCCAGCATCCGAACAACCGAAAGACTTAAGCAGTAAAAGCGATCCAAAAGCGTTCGCCTTCAAAGCGATTTGCGCTGAATCAGCCATCAAGTGGTGACAATTCGCTggcaaaaaagttttaattataaaaacgTGCCGTTATAAGCTCGGTTTATGCTTCAGAAAGGTAACTGCACCCAAAAATAAGAGCTAACCTCCAAGCGCAGTGCTCAAGAGTCAAGACAGAATGAATTTGGCCCCGTCGCGACGTTGGCGAAGGCATCAGGCAACAGCGGACTGGAAACCAGAAAACCCCTCCAAAGTCAGAAAAGCCGAAACCAAATATAAAACTGATTACGCTGAACAATTGAGGCtcaatttgaattcaattgaaatcaattCTTTGCAATCAAAGTTATTTCAAGCCTAAGCGCTGCGCTAACAATGCTAACCAAGTAAGGCGATGGCGCGCCCGACTCCACTAGATTGCAAAAAATTCGATTTGCTTGACGAGTCTCGGGTTTATGACTGTACGATAACTAATAAATTAAGCAAGCTTGCCGCAAGCCATTCATTCCAAAGCCGTTCAATCAGAAATGCTCAAATTGCACAAGTCGTCAGTAAAATCTAAGGTACAGACTCAGATTCAGAACTCCATAATGTGCACTGCAATACACTGCTGTACTTTTTACACATTTATGTAATTGGCCTgtc from Drosophila pseudoobscura strain MV-25-SWS-2005 chromosome 4, UCI_Dpse_MV25, whole genome shotgun sequence encodes the following:
- the Cda5 gene encoding mucin-5AC isoform X1; amino-acid sequence: MEFSTYRISFLWLLGLCLLLFKTGCTEAQGKRASRITSSRSFGTNVKSTSSNGLSFDCPEEFGYYPHPTDCTQYYVCVFGGALLESCTGGLMYSHELQTCDWPRNVGCELVDTSTERGPARSQSQTQQQHQQHVPSRVRFGSAFGSSGGAPKAPTVAPQYHRSPPQVIQAQVQHIPPPPPELRVPPNPVVTSRGQPKPLLDAQEDIAKLYAEAQETLPPVEEEESDRQQRVYRGQPSTVSQVQRDRDGIIHQASINAIPQSGKLGSYAFGTAYSESLDDEQTLEYELSQNRLEALDVDRRPRKRRDLTVQTTPVADTETQTPTKPEPEANVQAEVPNDSNTSSEVMEPESPSPSAKPSSLLGNSESSNSSNNSQEHYDEAAPAVSKPQKYSSKISQPREKSGSAVIEFDYVNTGADGEEGDDGDGDDSPEDAATGESKRRPRQLRPVTHTSTKWTGPNYRAIDAPPPPHQGYQQHQTGQSYSFGSFNPYLTPPANPGHTQQPFGSHNYNQISPGYPAQAYLHQQQQISAPNQQKPKVVYTGYNLSLPPPPLEDDFRPIAGNYFRSPNGVPSSPRTPLPAQNLQQQQQQQHSSPGDLLPYLIQQLKELKERRKHLQAENFAYFHLENQPITPGPSPGSTPPTPAAQTPFAYYSHSQVSSGDSSKPTQQVTPNGQFSTMGGFYNNQSPDQAPYTANYAGKLVSQYSIGGSTTESNYFQYNVIANQKMKGVYSTAKPNQIGHAAVKVRPPVTPLQVTQSINIVSAPNLAYSRPATGLQQVPFRDFSHLPVGITYAGNLTMPESYQTFTKSITSEAPPTPTSPTTANNKPKLSNFQFNIHEFMANLKSSDLASVNPAINPLMKYFKQVSSDGNGNLRNAVVLRRPVPPSSSSNTGTTTTLSTSTPKTRLRPNLTISTPTIPTTARPLKGYESFIKGIQNQINKQTSTHSASLHTTTTTPTPRIRPTIRTSSITTTLESVDYYDEDYEEDEDILPPSRMPPYMPMSETMAPPRPQLVSTTAPVTESPGKIRGSFQTGFLEATTTRRPFPNFVQLNSRPSNETGAGAGGVPSFINFPSDIFQELKQRLPQLPESTTPTPGAPTPRSTRPSSTPASTSTRVRYTTRPRTRGQQKWMTMAPPASATAAAKGVENNTERAKNESSSASGYYFGKQSHSSIGGLQLNSIHAGGSVSGTDRNRDIEYQQQQQDHQEQQQQQQQPQQQQQYQQPAVRHQQTQSTYRPLELSATPTPPQKPQYSNQPTLTYSTDYDEDINAQIEQDNVYDQPTRSPQRPEQVAIQRLNARPTSTMTPPTRPDVRHYYDTLTTPNSGIGESDYSYSSSGEYAYNSSPGDYDQSEHTLMQVVTDAGRDTRGDYDLIANVVGHTQRKTTKPPATSGQNTQATPAISWSTTKGFTTQTVRATKPTTTSTTTTSTTKTTSTTTPPSPTTTTTTTKPQSSKAHANKIYIQHAINMSKTTTNTTQPPTTSTTTPPIYHPSTYSSNPFLKSKLQSLAKSLVSFVANSHTQGESTNYHPAKIQNQTHSQLKLQRQPEVQVPAQAYPPVTEPSTTQWPLVEDSPSSQLEHAETVFDESQNVHVQTAEAPSSRSFETSTSPKFLDFINAAAYGTSPRGNLLHSVPDKKPVKTAFHQLQKKNPYRGVERGYLNDQRSTVPQQPNKRIQTYISSDVEPQSFRSPASEPLVPVASIELVDSSSTTPGTRPSKAVQYSLQSGSHGFSLRAEDFGHNEGPVVSETLSDRKESQPPSTSTSTSTSTSTSTSTSTSTITSTGTSASTSTSTSTSTSTTPYNSDVDVIPTTYAPPLRIWRNGRPTIQAYTKATTTTSKSAATAPWWTDSVESSSTIRTTTTPKAQGTPSTERYISPGQSFTARANHFKDSLNRVTANPAMRFVSPYKSLENLLQEERQHPNTMLRTTARPRYTNSPASPPFLQTTQKPPKNLFLSGMSPRNTSQDVLATMATGNARNFSVSDAILSTFSPQRPAPSMLRSSTSSSTTSTTETPPPTTTTIPTTISAVIASSPIRVSQVSMRPRGRSRYTVATLDNLSESVDEPTTYAPRFRLPSSYEANQYQYPKRKPQRVRIAGNQRPSSAEPTAKPHEKYESYKAALQAKDSTPFNSQNVHAKNLSAQSVNDKLLKRKPIENETSTSDGPRAEALIGHQLLEARQQNSIEEMGTASASSSTEHVVAITDRPPTVKLLYSNKYRQQTAERTLAESLQNAGYLTTGNGRIQKFRPVSVLEQLKQFLAGSDSNSNSNSDESGTSQFVDEYSHPEIKAAVDEIKQLYVPTSRSTTITTTTTLRPTTTPIAPPTTTSRPNIGGVTAPSRPIAIQSKAYSSYSSSTFSILSTDPPTSPTVRSTLSTTPDVSTTRTPTIPTTVPPTTASATATATPSSMFAPPTARASRVNNVIRSSIAAAAAQSSSSGSLSGSSTYQQQQMQPAGGKANKFQFGFAPNNKNQQQHQHQNNNHNSNNNAAAAASVKCSDSTLSAKCNEIPSRNHNRNRGGTIYANQDRDVVATANRGTHPPRTRPTLKPSGTIVSKAQEFVDIYRYPPTRPDPIYPQPTPDKTAAKCRKDVCLLPDCYCGGRDIPGGLNVTEIPQIVLITFDDAINPINIDIYKELFNNKTRKNPNGCPWRATFYLSHEWTDYGMVQDMYSEGHEMASHTVSHSFGEQFSQKKWTREIAGQREILAAYGGVKLSDVRGMRAPFLSVGGNKMYKMLYDSNFTYDSSMPVYENRPPSWPYTLDYKIFHDCMIPPCPTRSYPGVWQVPMVMWQDLNGGRCSMGDACSNPSDAEGVTKMIMKNFERHYTTNRAPFGLFYHAAWFTQPHHKEGFIKFLDAINSMSDVWILTNWQALQWVRDPTPISRINSFQPFQCDYSDRPKRCNNPKVCNLWHKSGVRYMKTCQPCPDIYPWTGKSGIRSSRIDNDNVEEPAAA
- the Cda5 gene encoding mucin-5AC isoform X13 — protein: MEFSTYRISFLWLLGLCLLLFKTGCTEAQGKRASRITSSRSFGTNVKSTSSNGLSFDCPEEFGYYPHPTDCTQYYVCVFGGALLESCTGGLMYSHELQTCDWPRNVGCELVDTSTERGPARSQSQTQQQHQQHVPSRVRFGSAFGSSGGAPKAPTVAPQYHRSPPQVIQAQVQHIPPPPPELRVPPNPVVTSRGQPKPLLDAQEDIAKLYAEAQETLPPVEEEESDRQQRVYRGQPSTVSQVQRDRDGIIHQASINAIPQSGKLGSYAFGTAYSESLDDEQTLEYELSQNRLEALDVDRRPRKRRDLTVQTTPVADTETQTPTKPEPEANVQAEVPNDSNTSSEVMEPESPSPSAKPSSLLGNSESSNSSNNSQEHYDEAAPAVSKPQKYSSKISQPREKSGSAVIEFDYVNTGADGEEGDDGDGDDSPEDAATGESKRRPRQLRPVTHTSTKWTGPNYRAIDAPPPPHQGYQQHQTGQSYSFGSFNPYLTPPANPGHTQQPFGSHNYNQISPGYPAQAYLHQQQQISAPNQQKPKVVYTGYNLSLPPPPLEDDFRPIAGNYFRSPNGVPSSPRTPLPAQNLQQQQQQQHSSPGDLLPYLIQQLKELKERRKHLQAENFAYFHLENQPITPGPSPGSTPPTPAAQTPFAYYSHSQVSSGDSSKPTQQVTPNGQFSTMGGFYNNQSPDQAPYTANYAGKLVSQYSIGGSTTESNYFQYNVIANQKMKGVYSTAKPNQIGHAAVKVRPPVTPLQVTQSINIVSAPNLAYSRPATGLQQVPFRDFSHLPVGITYAGNLTMPESYQTFTKSITSEAPPTPTSPTTANNKPKLSNFQFNIHEFMANLKSSDLASVNPAINPLMKYFKQVSSDGNGNLRNAVVLRRPVPPSSSSNTGTTTTLSTSTPKTRLRPNLTISTPTIPTTARPLKGYESFIKGIQNQINKQTSTHSASLHTTTTTPTPRIRPTIRTSSITTTLESVDYYDEDYEEDEDILPPSRMPPYMPMSETMAPPRPQLVSTTAPVTESPGKIRGSFQTGFLEATTTRRPFPNFVQLNSRPSNETGAGAGGVPSFINFPSDIFQELKQRLPQLPESTTPTPGAPTPRSTRPSSTPASTSTRVRYTTRPRTRGQQKWMTMAPPASATAAAKGVENNTERAKNESSSASGYYFGKQSHSSIGGLQLNSIHAGGSVSGTDRNRVETSSPSSRGGAPTPNANIFVQPTPQAPSPQVESNRNYYNASIFNHGGGYQPSRQQQQQQQQQQLQPTPFQQAQPQSPKHEQQAQAIPNPYDSSYYSVYDDDIDLYRDIEYQQQQQDHQEQQQQQQQPQQQQQYQQPAVRHQQTQSTYRPLELSATPTPPQKPQYSNQPTLTYSTDYDEDINAQIEQDNVYDQPTRSPQRPEQVAIQRLNARPTSTMTPPTRPDVRHYYDTLTTPNSGIGESDYSYSSSGEYAYNSSPGDYDQSEHTLMQVVTDAGRDTRGDYDLIANVVGHTQRKTTKPPATSGQNTQATPAISWSTTKGFTTQTVRATKPTTTSTTTTSTTKTTSTTTPPSPTTTTTTTKPQSSKAHANKIYIQHAINMSKTTTNTTQPPTTSTTTPPIYHPSTYSSNPFLKSKLQSLAKSLVSFVANSHTQGESTNYHPAKIQNQTHSQLKLQRQPEVQVPAQAYPPVTEPSTTQWPLVEDSPSSQLEHAETVFDESQNVHVQTAEAPSSRSFETSTSPKFLDFINAAAYGTSPRGNLLHSVPDKKPVKTAFHQLQKKNPYRGVERGYLNDQRSTVPQQPNKRIQTYISSDVEPQSFRSPASEPLVPVASIELVDSSSTTPGTRPSKAVQYSLQSGSHGFSLRAEDFGHNEGPVVSETLSDRKESQPPSTSTSTSTSTSTSTSTSTSTITSTGTSASTSTSTSTSTSTTPYNSDVDVIPTTYAPPLRIWRNGRPTIQAYTKATTTTSKSAATAPWWTDSVESSSTIRTTTTPKAQGTPSTERYISPGQSFTARANHFKDSLNRVTANPAMRFVSPYKSLENLLQEERQHPNTMLRTTARPRYTNSPASPPFLQTTQKPPKNLFLSGMSPRNTSQDVLATMATGNARNFSVSDAILSTFSPQRPAPSMLRSSTSSSTTSTTETPPPTTTTIPTTISAVIASSPIRVSQVSMRPRGRSRYTVATLDNLSESVDEPTTYAPRFRLPSSYEANQYQYPKRKPQRVRIAGNQRPSSAEPTAKPHEKYESYKAALQAKDSTPFNSQNVHAKNLSAQSVNDKLLKRKPIENETSTSDGPRAEALIGHQLLEARQQNSIEEMGTASASSSTEHVVAITDRPPTVKLLYSNKYRQQTAERTLAESLQNAGYLTTGNGRIQKFRPVSVLEQLKQFLAGSDSNSNSNSDESGTSQFVDEYSHPEIKAAVDEIKQLYVPTSRSTTITTTTTLRPTTTPIAPPTTTSRPNIGGVTAPSRPIAIQSKAYSSYSSSTFSILSTDPPTSPTVRSTLSTTPDVSTTRTPTIPTTVPPTTASATATATPSSMFAPPTARASRVNNVIRSSIAAAAAQSSSSGSLSGSSTYQQQQMQPAGGKANKFQFGFAPNNKNQQQHQHQNNNHNSNNNAAAAASVKCSDSTLSAKCNEIPSRNHNRNRGGTIYANQDRDVVATANRGTHPPRTRPTLKPSGTIVSKAQEFVDIYRYPPTRPDPIYPQPTPDKTAAKCRKDVCLLPDCYCGGRDIPAELPAESIPQIVLLTFDDSVNDLNKQLYTDLFEKGRVNPNGCPITATFYVSHEWTDYSQVQNLYADGHEMASHTVSHSFGEQFSQKKWTREIAGQREILAAYGGVKLSDVRGMRAPFLSVGGNKMYKMLYDSNFTYDSSMPVYENRPPSWPYTLDYKIFHDCMIPPCPTRSYPGVWQVPMVMWQDLNGGRCSMGDACSNPSDAEGVTKMIMKNFERHYTTNRAPFGLFYHAAWFTQPHHKEGFIKFLDAINSMSDVWILTNWQALQWVRDPTPISRINSFQPFQCDYSDRPKRCNNPKVCNLWHKSGVRYMKTCQPCPDIYPWTGKSGIRSSRIDNDNVEEPAAA